The DNA segment TCCTCAATCAACTTGTAGAAAAAGGTATTAATACTCCTTTAGCTTCTTCTGTAGGAAGGCTATTTGATGCTGTGGCTGGGGCTATCGGCATTTGTTCAGAAAAATGTAGCTATGAAGGACAAGCAGCGATCGCACTAGAAGCTATAGCCGACATTCACACATTAAATAATCCTAAAGAAACAGCAATTTATCCCTTTAAGTTTACCTTTTCCGATAATATTTATTGTATAGACTCATGCCTCATGTGGCCATTATTGCTTGATGACTTACAGCAGCATACTCCTCAATCAGTTATCGCTGCCAAATTTCATTTAAGTTTATCTAATGTCATTGTGGAGACAGTCAAGTATCTCGGTCAACAAAACTTATTTAATCAAGTCGCCTTAACAGGAGGAGTTTTTCAAAATAGTATCTTATTACAACTAGTCACTAAGCAGTTACAAAATTTAGGAATCAAGGTACTCGCCCATAGTGTAGTTCCTACAAACGACGGTGGTTTATCACTAGGTCAAGCAATAATTACGGCCGCAAGATTAATTAAACAATAGATATTCAATATTTTTCAGTATCTCTTAAAAACACCTCCCTACGCCTCTGCGTGAAAAAATATTTATTGCGAATTGCGAATTGGTTTTATCTCTCCAATAAGGAACAATAAAAATGTGTTTAGGAATCCCCGGACAAATTACCGAAATCACCGACATTAACCACAAACTAGCTATTGTCGATGTGGGTGGAGTAAAACGCCAAGTCAATATCGCTTGTATAGTAGACGAACAACATCCCCCAGAAGCGTGTTTAGGAGATTGGGTGTTAGTTCATGTAGGCTTTGCTATGAATAGAATCAACGAACAAGAAGCAGCCGAAACCCTAAAATTATTACAAGAAATCGCCGCCCTACAAGCATAAATATTTTCTAATAATTACGAATTAAGAACTATGAAATATGTCGATGAATTTCGGGAACCAGAAAAAGCTGAAGCCTTACGCCGTGAGA comes from the Nostoc sp. PCC 7120 = FACHB-418 genome and includes:
- a CDS encoding HypC/HybG/HupF family hydrogenase formation chaperone — encoded protein: MCLGIPGQITEITDINHKLAIVDVGGVKRQVNIACIVDEQHPPEACLGDWVLVHVGFAMNRINEQEAAETLKLLQEIAALQA